A single genomic interval of Terriglobales bacterium harbors:
- a CDS encoding ATP-dependent DNA helicase, with protein sequence MEVSLNQKQREAVEHTHGPLLVLAGAGTGKTTVLVERVVRLIAEGHARAEEILAVTFTVNAASELQERVQKRLGAAKARGLRADTFHAVGNSVLRGRGKGFRLLFREDLWVFLRRRLRELPLERFLRAARPGEFLDHLITFFDRCLEDRVDAAAYEGYVARLRTGELPLPRIAMPRDADRISDEEVLARCEEIARVYRKVEEMLAAENLGLFGHMVSRAVELLEKEPRLLAEERQKARFILIDEFQDTNVAQIELAQLLGGEQKNVCAVGDPDQAIYRFRGASSAAFEEFLRRFPGARVLPLEENQRSTQTILDCAFAAIQRNPAPLRASGATLEFIREPLRSAREGRARMAAETWREAPVEIVLSPSPQHEAHEVVRTIAERKRKLNCRWRDFAVLYRIVSHRNALVAEFEAQQVPVAVEGVDVLDTSEVRDLLAILRAAEIPQDSVSLLRVAALPHFGLEGPRVRKELAAAKKPDLQAILKAQPGGAEILAALDDVRRKAASGTPLPELIDFALKRFHLATDAEPVRAFRDFVQQWTEKPITGAGTLAEFLEYLGYFVEAGGKVTTTLGDGGDAVRLMTVHLAKGLEFDHVYVIRVTSNSFPVGYRAPLFEFPRELSRAHAPVPLEGKELHHEEELRIFYVAATRAKNSLVLFGPQMGGGKKVPAQYLRRLHEDRSIRHRLQLRHAREMQVDLFGQAAAASAIEPWIELPPRMPLAEAALSASAIETYRRCPLRFKIERDWNLPGEPAPAMEYGAAVHTVLKDFYNSVRSGMPPVREWVLDRFREELGKAKLEDALQRELYERQGVEQLTRFFDQAAVQPLPDVLDTERTFHIELDGVAVTGRVDRVDRITGRRIRIVDYKTGSPRSQEDADDSLQLSIYALAAARAWELEPEEIVFYNLETNAGVVTSRDADALEAAVEEIHEAAEGIAAGNFRAKPGFHCKWCPYRAVCPATEERLFRAEAVASAGVQ encoded by the coding sequence GTGGAAGTCTCCCTGAACCAGAAGCAGCGCGAAGCGGTCGAGCACACGCACGGGCCCCTGCTGGTCCTTGCGGGTGCAGGGACGGGCAAGACCACGGTGCTGGTGGAGCGCGTGGTGCGCCTGATTGCGGAGGGACATGCCCGCGCGGAAGAGATCCTGGCCGTCACCTTCACGGTAAATGCCGCCAGCGAGTTGCAGGAGCGGGTGCAGAAGCGCCTGGGAGCGGCGAAGGCGCGCGGCCTGAGGGCGGATACGTTCCATGCCGTCGGCAACAGCGTGTTGCGCGGCCGCGGGAAGGGTTTCCGGTTGCTCTTCCGGGAGGACCTGTGGGTGTTCCTGCGACGGCGCCTGCGGGAGCTTCCGCTCGAGCGGTTCCTGCGCGCCGCGCGCCCCGGTGAGTTCCTCGATCACCTGATCACTTTTTTCGACCGCTGTCTGGAAGATCGCGTCGATGCCGCCGCCTATGAAGGCTATGTGGCGCGGCTGCGGACGGGGGAATTGCCGCTGCCGCGCATCGCCATGCCGCGCGACGCCGACCGGATCAGCGACGAAGAAGTGCTGGCGCGTTGTGAGGAGATCGCCCGCGTTTACCGCAAGGTGGAAGAGATGCTGGCGGCGGAGAATCTCGGCCTGTTTGGTCACATGGTGTCGCGAGCGGTCGAACTCCTGGAGAAGGAACCGCGGCTGCTGGCCGAAGAACGCCAGAAGGCACGGTTCATCCTGATCGACGAATTCCAGGACACCAACGTGGCCCAAATCGAGTTGGCCCAGCTCCTGGGCGGCGAGCAGAAGAACGTCTGCGCGGTGGGCGATCCGGACCAGGCCATCTACCGGTTTCGGGGAGCTTCGAGCGCAGCCTTCGAGGAGTTTCTGCGCCGCTTCCCGGGTGCGCGCGTGCTGCCGCTGGAGGAGAACCAGCGTTCCACCCAGACCATCCTGGACTGCGCCTTCGCCGCCATCCAGCGGAACCCGGCGCCGTTGCGCGCTTCGGGCGCGACGCTGGAGTTCATCCGCGAACCTCTGCGATCGGCGCGGGAAGGGCGCGCGCGCATGGCCGCGGAAACATGGAGGGAAGCGCCGGTCGAGATCGTGCTGTCCCCCAGCCCGCAGCACGAGGCCCACGAGGTGGTCCGCACCATTGCCGAGCGGAAGCGCAAGCTGAACTGCCGCTGGCGCGACTTTGCCGTGCTCTACCGCATCGTGTCGCACCGCAATGCACTGGTCGCCGAGTTCGAAGCCCAGCAAGTGCCGGTTGCGGTGGAGGGAGTGGATGTGCTGGACACCAGTGAGGTCCGTGACCTGCTGGCCATTTTGCGCGCGGCTGAAATCCCGCAGGATTCCGTCAGCCTGCTGCGAGTGGCGGCCCTGCCGCACTTCGGCCTCGAGGGTCCCCGCGTGCGCAAGGAACTGGCGGCCGCCAAGAAGCCTGACTTGCAGGCAATCCTGAAAGCGCAGCCGGGCGGTGCGGAGATTCTGGCCGCATTGGATGATGTACGGCGCAAGGCTGCGAGCGGAACACCGCTGCCGGAACTGATCGACTTCGCGCTGAAACGGTTTCATCTGGCGACGGACGCGGAACCGGTGCGCGCATTCCGGGATTTCGTCCAGCAGTGGACTGAGAAGCCCATCACCGGGGCGGGAACGCTGGCAGAGTTCCTGGAGTACCTTGGCTACTTCGTCGAGGCCGGCGGCAAGGTCACAACCACCCTGGGTGACGGAGGCGACGCTGTGCGCCTGATGACGGTGCATCTGGCCAAGGGGCTGGAGTTCGATCACGTGTACGTGATTCGCGTGACATCGAATTCCTTCCCCGTCGGCTATCGCGCACCGCTGTTCGAGTTTCCGCGTGAGTTGTCGCGCGCCCACGCCCCCGTTCCTCTGGAAGGAAAAGAACTTCACCACGAGGAGGAACTGCGCATTTTCTACGTGGCCGCCACACGGGCGAAGAATTCGCTGGTTCTCTTCGGGCCGCAGATGGGCGGAGGCAAGAAAGTGCCGGCGCAATATCTAAGGCGGCTACATGAAGACCGATCCATACGGCACCGGCTGCAGTTGCGCCACGCGCGGGAGATGCAGGTGGACCTGTTCGGCCAGGCCGCGGCCGCATCGGCCATCGAGCCGTGGATCGAGCTGCCGCCCAGGATGCCGCTAGCCGAGGCCGCGCTCAGCGCATCCGCAATCGAGACCTACCGGCGTTGCCCGCTGCGATTCAAGATCGAGCGTGACTGGAACCTTCCGGGCGAGCCCGCCCCCGCCATGGAATACGGCGCAGCCGTGCATACTGTGCTCAAGGACTTTTACAACTCGGTTCGAAGCGGAATGCCTCCGGTGCGCGAGTGGGTGCTCGATCGTTTCCGCGAGGAACTGGGAAAGGCGAAACTCGAGGACGCGCTGCAACGCGAGCTGTATGAGAGGCAAGGGGTCGAGCAGCTGACGCGGTTCTTCGATCAGGCCGCTGTCCAGCCGCTTCCGGATGTGCTCGACACCGAGCGGACGTTTCACATCGAACTCGACGGCGTGGCCGTGACCGGGCGCGTAGACCGCGTGGACCGCATCACCGGACGCCGGATCCGCATCGTGGACTACAAGACCGGCTCGCCGCGCTCGCAGGAAGACGCCGATGACAGCCTGCAGCTCTCGATCTATGCCCTGGCCGCGGCGCGCGCCTGGGAACTGGAGCCGGAGGAGATCGTCTTCTACAACCTGGAAACCAATGCCGGTGTGGTGACCTCCCGCGATGCGGATGCCTTGGAAGCCGCGGTCGAGGAGATTCACGAAGCGGCGGAGGGCATCGCGGCAGGGAACTTTCGCGCCAAGCCGGGCTTTCACTGCAAGTGGTGTCCGTATCGTGCCGTGTGTCCGGCCACCGAAGAGCGCCTGTTCCGCGCCGAGGCGGTCGCTTCCGCGGGGGTACAGTGA
- a CDS encoding DNA recombination protein RmuC: MLEAALVVLTVAVVVLLMLLVRRAPRAADPEIAQLRQELNVLRETTDRSLHNFGTQLSSVGASVNTVLSTVAGEVGNRLDALNQNLAQRLHENVGVMSATSKAVNDRMASVQSAFAGLQRQIGEMSEQARNLSEMSRSLTDLQRALSAPRLRGGFGEVQLEALLSQVFARDQFQMQYGFASGDIADAVLKFPQGVVAIDSKFPLENFRRMAEGATDTEKKAARKEFLRDVRRRIDEIAGKYVRPDEGTLPFALAFIPAENVYYEAIIRDEDGNDLHEYCVERRVFPVSPNSLYAYLQTIVIGLKGLQISRRAESILRQIDTLRVEVGKFSDGYATLGKHLKNAADRFDEGSRQLERLETRVESLAGNGAGQMLLELEASADEPRDKS, translated from the coding sequence ATGCTCGAGGCTGCCCTTGTCGTCCTCACCGTCGCTGTGGTCGTGTTGCTGATGCTGCTGGTGCGCCGCGCCCCCAGGGCCGCCGACCCGGAGATCGCGCAGTTGCGCCAGGAACTGAATGTGCTGCGTGAAACCACGGATCGCAGCCTGCACAATTTCGGCACACAGCTTTCTTCGGTGGGCGCGAGCGTGAACACGGTGCTCTCGACCGTCGCAGGAGAAGTGGGGAACCGCCTGGACGCGCTCAACCAGAACCTGGCCCAGCGGCTGCATGAGAACGTGGGCGTCATGTCGGCCACTTCCAAGGCCGTGAACGACCGGATGGCCAGCGTGCAGTCCGCCTTTGCCGGTTTGCAGCGGCAGATCGGGGAGATGAGCGAGCAGGCGCGGAATCTCTCCGAAATGTCGCGTTCACTCACCGACCTGCAGCGGGCACTCTCTGCGCCCCGCTTGCGCGGCGGGTTCGGGGAAGTGCAACTGGAAGCGCTGCTCTCCCAGGTCTTCGCCCGTGACCAGTTCCAGATGCAGTACGGCTTCGCGTCCGGCGACATCGCCGACGCAGTGCTCAAGTTCCCGCAGGGCGTGGTGGCCATCGACTCCAAGTTCCCGCTGGAGAACTTCCGCCGTATGGCGGAGGGAGCGACCGACACCGAGAAGAAGGCGGCGCGCAAGGAGTTCCTGCGCGACGTGCGCCGCCGCATCGACGAGATCGCAGGCAAGTACGTGCGCCCGGACGAAGGCACGCTGCCATTCGCGCTGGCCTTCATCCCGGCGGAGAACGTGTACTACGAGGCCATCATCCGCGACGAGGACGGCAACGACCTGCATGAGTACTGCGTGGAGCGGCGCGTGTTCCCGGTCTCGCCCAACTCGCTCTATGCCTACCTGCAGACCATCGTCATCGGACTGAAAGGGCTGCAGATCAGCCGGCGCGCAGAGTCCATCCTGCGGCAGATCGATACGCTGCGCGTGGAGGTGGGAAAGTTCAGTGACGGCTACGCCACGCTGGGCAAGCACCTGAAGAACGCCGCCGACCGCTTCGACGAGGGCTCACGGCAACTGGAGCGGCTGGAGACGCGGGTGGAGTCGCTGGCCGGCAATGGCGCGGGGCAGATGCTGCTGGAACTGGAGGCCTCGGCGGACGAGCCGCGCGACAAATCCTGA
- a CDS encoding RsmE family RNA methyltransferase has translation MTRRRWIADEVAGSRAALTGARARHLARVLRARVGQEFDVVAGERVHRARVTRVSEDRVEFDLGEELPQVATTGVTVLLAVFKFDRMEWAIEKLTELGAARVVPVIAQRTDAHLARAAVKRAERWRRIARQAAQQSRRTSAPEVEEPLPLPDALAERSGCRIVLAETEHGQTLKEALRGTDAVTLAVGPEGGWTEAELRRFSDAGWTAASLGARILRAETAAIAALAVVQAELG, from the coding sequence ATGACCCGGCGCCGCTGGATCGCCGACGAGGTGGCCGGTTCGCGCGCCGCCCTGACCGGCGCCCGTGCGCGCCACCTGGCACGAGTGCTGCGCGCGCGTGTGGGCCAGGAGTTCGACGTGGTCGCCGGAGAGCGCGTGCATCGTGCGCGGGTCACCAGGGTCAGCGAAGACCGGGTGGAGTTCGACCTGGGCGAAGAACTGCCGCAAGTGGCCACGACGGGTGTCACTGTCCTGCTGGCGGTCTTCAAGTTCGACCGCATGGAGTGGGCCATCGAGAAGCTCACCGAACTGGGTGCGGCTCGCGTCGTTCCTGTGATCGCGCAGCGGACAGACGCACACCTCGCGCGCGCGGCGGTGAAGCGGGCGGAGCGCTGGAGGCGGATTGCACGACAGGCGGCACAGCAGTCACGCCGGACGTCCGCTCCCGAAGTGGAGGAGCCTCTCCCACTGCCTGACGCTCTGGCCGAGCGTTCAGGCTGCCGCATCGTCCTGGCCGAGACGGAGCACGGCCAGACACTGAAGGAAGCTCTCCGAGGGACGGATGCAGTCACGCTGGCAGTAGGTCCCGAAGGCGGCTGGACCGAAGCTGAGTTGCGCCGGTTCAGCGATGCCGGCTGGACCGCAGCTTCGCTGGGCGCCCGTATCTTGCGCGCCGAGACCGCAGCGATCGCCGCATTGGCCGTGGTGCAGGCAGAACTCGGCTGA
- a CDS encoding acetyl-CoA C-acetyltransferase: protein MPSLDEVVIISACRTAVGKFQGSLADLSAPQLGAIVVREAVSRAKLDPQQVDECIMGNVLSAGLGQNPARQAALGGGLPKEVAAMTINKVCGSGLKSVALAAQAIQTGNSEVVVAGGMESMTNAPYLLPQARKGYRLGNAQIIDSMVHDGLWDVYNNYHMGQTAENVAEKYKITRQEQDEFAVHSHRKALSATKECRFQAQIVPVEIPARKGEVVRFDKDECPREDTSLEALAKLKPAFKKDGTVTAGNAPGVNDGAAALVVTSARRAKELGVEPMARIVAQATSGVDPAWVMMAPVEGVRRLWKKTGWKPDDPDLYELNEAFSVQALAVIRELGLNPEKVNVNGGAVAIGHPIGASGARILVTLLYEMIRRNAHKGVAALCLGGGNSVALAVER, encoded by the coding sequence ATGCCGTCCTTAGACGAAGTGGTCATCATCTCGGCCTGCCGCACGGCGGTGGGGAAATTCCAGGGGTCTTTGGCGGACCTCAGCGCGCCGCAACTGGGCGCGATCGTGGTGCGCGAAGCGGTTTCACGCGCGAAGCTCGATCCGCAGCAGGTCGACGAGTGCATCATGGGCAACGTACTTTCCGCCGGACTGGGTCAGAATCCGGCGCGTCAGGCCGCGCTCGGCGGCGGTTTGCCCAAGGAAGTGGCGGCGATGACCATCAACAAAGTCTGCGGCTCGGGACTGAAATCGGTCGCGCTGGCGGCCCAGGCCATCCAGACAGGGAACAGCGAGGTCGTGGTGGCCGGCGGCATGGAATCCATGACCAACGCGCCGTACCTGCTCCCGCAGGCGCGCAAGGGATACCGGCTGGGCAACGCGCAGATCATCGACTCCATGGTTCACGACGGGCTCTGGGACGTGTACAACAACTACCACATGGGCCAGACCGCCGAGAACGTCGCCGAAAAATACAAAATCACCCGCCAGGAGCAGGATGAGTTCGCCGTGCACTCGCATCGCAAGGCGCTGTCTGCCACCAAGGAGTGCCGCTTCCAGGCGCAGATCGTCCCGGTGGAGATTCCCGCCAGGAAAGGCGAAGTCGTGCGCTTCGACAAGGATGAATGTCCGCGCGAAGACACGTCGCTCGAGGCGCTGGCCAAGCTGAAGCCGGCGTTCAAGAAGGACGGCACCGTGACGGCGGGCAACGCGCCGGGCGTGAACGACGGCGCTGCAGCCCTGGTGGTGACCAGCGCGCGTCGCGCGAAGGAACTGGGCGTGGAACCGATGGCGCGCATCGTGGCGCAGGCTACCAGCGGCGTCGATCCCGCCTGGGTGATGATGGCTCCGGTCGAAGGCGTGCGCCGGCTGTGGAAGAAGACCGGATGGAAACCGGATGATCCCGATCTCTACGAGCTGAACGAAGCCTTTTCGGTGCAGGCGCTGGCGGTCATCCGTGAACTGGGACTGAATCCTGAGAAAGTGAACGTGAACGGCGGCGCCGTGGCAATCGGGCATCCGATCGGGGCCAGCGGCGCGCGCATCCTGGTGACGCTGTTGTATGAGATGATTCGCCGCAACGCGCACAAGGGTGTGGCTGCATTGTGCCTGGGAGGCGGGAATTCGGTGGCGTTAGCCGTGGAGCGCTGA